Proteins encoded together in one Sinorhizobium meliloti window:
- a CDS encoding amino acid ABC transporter substrate-binding protein translates to MKTGILALFATAFLAGTTAQAATLDVVKQRGELRCGVSQGVLGFSAPDDKGEWSGFDIDFCRAVAAATLGSPEKVKYVPLSTKERFTALQSGEVDLLSRQTTWTLSRDTDLGMSFVGVNYYDGQAFMVRSDIGVKSVKELSGASVCTETGTTTEQNMADYFSANRIEYQVIAFEKADQTIQAFNSGRCDVYSTDASALYSQRLTLNDPDRFVVLPEVISKEPLGPAVRQGDDQWFKVVRWTLFAMIEAEELGITRDNAASLLESGTAAQKRFLGIDNEAGKALGLDPKWAYQTVAAVGNYGEIFERHLGKESALRIDRGLNRLWNHGGLIYAPPVR, encoded by the coding sequence ATGAAAACCGGCATTTTGGCACTCTTTGCGACGGCGTTTCTTGCCGGCACGACGGCGCAGGCCGCAACCCTCGACGTCGTCAAGCAGCGCGGCGAGCTGCGTTGCGGCGTGAGCCAGGGCGTGCTCGGCTTCTCCGCCCCCGACGATAAGGGCGAGTGGTCCGGCTTCGACATCGATTTCTGCCGTGCGGTCGCGGCCGCCACCCTCGGCAGTCCGGAGAAGGTGAAATATGTGCCGCTTTCGACCAAGGAGCGCTTCACCGCGCTCCAATCCGGCGAGGTCGACCTGCTTTCGCGCCAGACCACCTGGACGCTTTCGCGCGACACGGATCTGGGCATGAGCTTCGTCGGCGTGAACTATTATGACGGCCAGGCCTTCATGGTGCGCAGCGATATCGGCGTGAAGAGCGTCAAGGAGCTCTCGGGCGCCTCCGTCTGCACGGAGACCGGCACCACGACCGAACAGAACATGGCGGATTATTTCAGCGCCAACAGGATCGAGTATCAGGTGATCGCCTTCGAAAAGGCGGACCAGACGATCCAGGCCTTCAATTCCGGCCGCTGCGACGTCTATTCCACCGATGCCTCCGCGCTCTATTCGCAGCGGCTGACGCTCAATGATCCTGACCGCTTCGTCGTCCTGCCGGAGGTCATTTCCAAGGAGCCACTCGGCCCTGCCGTCCGCCAGGGCGACGATCAATGGTTCAAGGTCGTTCGCTGGACGCTCTTCGCGATGATAGAGGCAGAGGAGCTGGGCATCACCCGGGACAATGCCGCTTCGCTCCTCGAAAGCGGAACCGCCGCACAAAAGCGCTTCCTCGGCATCGACAACGAAGCCGGAAAGGCGCTCGGGCTCGATCCGAAATGGGCCTACCAGACGGTGGCTGCGGTCGGCAATTACGGTGAGATCTTCGAGCGTCACCTCGGCAAGGAGAGCGCGCTCAGGATCGATCGCGGCCTCAACAGGCTCTGGAACCACGGCGGCCTGATCTACGCGCCGCCGGTCCGCTGA
- a CDS encoding aminotransferase, producing the protein MMEDELLKRRTQLARPDVSIEEAQAILAQHYGLSGDLTELGSQQDRNYRVDTSEGRFVLKIARAEYARAEIEAQNAALRHVATRPDAPKVPEVMSALSGEEIVAASVREETYQFRLLTYLDGTPLTRRRHLAVETVAALGDLAGRLAVALRDFDHPGLERELQWDLRRAGPVALHLLSAMSDIDLRQRIAEAMVGAMRRVQPLMPELRLQAIHQDVTDDNVVSRANRSGRLIPDGVIDFGDVLKGWVVADLAVTCASLLHHSDGDPFHILPAVKAFHAVCPLTDAELKALWPLIVARACVLVASTAQQLEVDPENAYVEGNAAHEREIFDVAVSVPLELMEHAIGAAVERAPQLPPPEMGGRLLPELDPSEIGIVDLSSLGPHLPADRWHYEDTEALLLQSAARAAGAAATRYGEYRLTETRLLQASDPRTFALHVDLCLHGQTAVHAPFAGRLHQRGGKLIFSGEGLHLHLYGVEAADLAEDSFEAGARIGVVPGDPSALGFMRVQLCTTPEVDPPAFAASHQAEAWRRLCPSPAPILGFDCDAALPDAAGLLERRRRHYARPQKNYYRTPPQIERGWKEHLFDVEGRAYLDMVNNVTLVGHGHPRLSAAVGRQWSLLNTNSRFHYAAVTEFSERLAALAPEGLDTVFLVNSGSEANDLAIRLAWAHSRARNMISLLEAYHGWTVASDAVSTSIADNPQALTTRPDWVHPVVSPNTYRGPFRGEGSTGDYVDAVSRKLAELDEKGGKLAGFISEPVYGNAGGIPLPSGYLEAVYAMVRERSGVCIADEVQVGYGRLGHHFWGFEQQGVVPDIITVAKGMGNGHPLGAVITRREIADALEKEGYFFSSAGGSPVSSVVGLTVLDILHDDALQENARVVGTHLKSRLEALGDRFPLVVAVHGMGLYLGVEFVRDRETLEPATEETAAICDRLLDLGIVMQPTGDHLNVLKIKPPLCLARESADFFADMLARVLEEGW; encoded by the coding sequence ATGATGGAAGACGAATTGCTGAAGCGCCGCACGCAGCTTGCGAGACCGGACGTGTCGATCGAAGAGGCGCAGGCGATCCTCGCCCAACATTACGGCCTTTCCGGCGATCTTACGGAACTCGGCAGCCAGCAGGACCGCAACTACCGCGTCGACACAAGCGAGGGGCGTTTCGTCCTGAAGATCGCGCGTGCCGAATATGCGCGGGCCGAGATCGAAGCCCAGAATGCCGCTTTGCGGCATGTCGCCACCAGGCCCGATGCTCCCAAAGTGCCCGAAGTGATGTCCGCTTTGAGCGGCGAGGAAATCGTTGCCGCATCCGTTCGCGAGGAAACCTATCAGTTCCGGTTGCTCACCTATCTTGACGGCACGCCTCTGACGCGCCGCAGGCACCTGGCCGTGGAAACCGTGGCGGCACTTGGCGATCTTGCAGGTCGATTGGCCGTGGCACTCAGGGATTTCGATCACCCGGGGCTCGAGCGGGAGCTGCAATGGGACCTCAGAAGGGCGGGGCCGGTCGCGCTTCACCTGCTTTCGGCCATGAGCGACATCGATCTGCGCCAGCGCATTGCCGAGGCGATGGTCGGCGCCATGCGCAGGGTTCAGCCGCTGATGCCGGAGCTGCGCCTGCAGGCGATCCATCAGGACGTCACCGACGACAATGTCGTGAGCCGCGCGAACAGGAGCGGGCGCCTCATCCCCGACGGCGTCATCGATTTCGGCGACGTGCTGAAAGGATGGGTGGTCGCCGATCTTGCCGTTACCTGCGCATCGCTGCTGCATCACTCGGACGGAGATCCCTTCCATATCCTGCCGGCGGTGAAGGCGTTCCATGCCGTCTGCCCTTTGACGGATGCCGAATTGAAGGCGCTCTGGCCGTTGATCGTCGCGCGTGCCTGCGTTCTCGTGGCAAGCACGGCGCAGCAGCTCGAGGTCGATCCGGAAAATGCCTATGTCGAAGGCAATGCCGCGCATGAGCGGGAAATCTTCGACGTTGCCGTTTCCGTGCCTCTCGAACTCATGGAGCATGCGATCGGAGCGGCCGTGGAGAGGGCTCCGCAGCTTCCTCCGCCCGAGATGGGCGGTCGGCTGCTGCCCGAGCTCGACCCTTCGGAAATAGGCATCGTCGATCTTTCCTCGCTCGGCCCGCACCTTCCTGCCGATCGCTGGCATTACGAGGACACCGAAGCCCTGCTCCTGCAATCGGCGGCGCGTGCGGCCGGTGCCGCGGCGACGCGCTATGGCGAGTACCGGCTGACGGAAACGAGGCTCCTGCAGGCAAGCGACCCCCGGACATTCGCCCTGCACGTGGATTTATGCCTGCATGGGCAGACTGCCGTGCACGCGCCTTTTGCCGGCCGGCTCCACCAGCGCGGCGGCAAGCTGATCTTCTCGGGCGAAGGTCTCCATCTCCATCTTTACGGCGTGGAGGCAGCCGACCTCGCCGAAGACTCGTTCGAGGCGGGCGCACGGATCGGCGTGGTCCCCGGCGATCCGTCGGCCCTGGGGTTCATGCGCGTCCAGCTTTGCACGACGCCGGAGGTGGACCCGCCCGCCTTCGCTGCGTCGCATCAGGCGGAGGCATGGCGCCGGCTGTGCCCGTCGCCCGCACCGATCCTGGGCTTCGATTGCGACGCGGCCTTGCCGGACGCGGCCGGGCTCCTCGAGCGCCGCCGCCGGCACTATGCCCGGCCGCAGAAGAACTATTACCGCACGCCGCCGCAGATCGAGCGCGGCTGGAAGGAGCATCTCTTCGACGTCGAAGGGCGCGCTTACCTCGATATGGTCAACAACGTCACGCTCGTCGGCCACGGGCATCCGCGCCTGTCGGCTGCGGTCGGGCGGCAATGGTCGCTGCTCAACACCAATTCGCGGTTCCACTATGCTGCCGTGACGGAGTTTTCCGAGCGGCTTGCGGCGCTCGCGCCGGAAGGTCTCGACACTGTTTTTCTCGTCAACAGCGGATCCGAGGCGAACGATCTCGCCATCCGGCTCGCCTGGGCCCATTCCAGAGCGCGCAACATGATCTCGCTGCTGGAGGCCTATCACGGCTGGACGGTCGCGAGCGACGCGGTTTCCACCTCGATCGCTGACAATCCGCAGGCGCTGACGACGCGTCCGGACTGGGTCCATCCCGTCGTCTCGCCGAACACCTATCGAGGCCCGTTCCGCGGGGAGGGTTCGACGGGCGACTATGTCGACGCCGTGTCTCGCAAGCTCGCGGAATTGGACGAGAAAGGCGGGAAGCTCGCCGGCTTCATCTCAGAACCGGTCTACGGCAATGCCGGCGGCATTCCGTTGCCTTCCGGCTATCTGGAAGCGGTCTATGCCATGGTCCGGGAGAGGAGCGGCGTCTGCATCGCCGACGAGGTGCAGGTCGGCTACGGGCGGCTCGGTCATCATTTCTGGGGTTTCGAGCAACAGGGCGTCGTGCCCGATATCATCACCGTCGCCAAGGGCATGGGCAACGGCCATCCGCTGGGCGCGGTCATCACGCGGCGCGAGATTGCCGATGCGCTGGAGAAGGAAGGCTATTTCTTCTCTTCCGCGGGCGGCAGCCCCGTGAGTTCCGTCGTCGGCTTGACCGTCCTCGACATTCTTCACGACGACGCCCTGCAGGAAAATGCCCGCGTGGTGGGCACCCATCTCAAGAGTCGGCTCGAGGCGCTCGGGGACCGGTTTCCTCTCGTCGTGGCCGTTCACGGCATGGGGCTTTACCTGGGCGTCGAATTCGTCCGCGACCGCGAAACGCTCGAACCGGCCACCGAGGAAACCGCGGCGATCTGCGACCGCCTTCTCGATCTCGGCATCGTCATGCAGCCGACCGGAGACCATCTGAACGTCCTGAAGATCAAGCCGCCGCTTTGCCTCGCCCGGGAGAGCGCCGACTTCTTCGCCGATATGCTGGCCAGGGTGCTCGAAGAGGGATGGTAG
- the hutC gene encoding histidine utilization repressor, with product MAVSGRKSDRAVFDDGPVPRYEAVKQFIRSRIESGDWPPHHRIPSENDIVADLGVSRMTANRALRELASEGAITRVQGVGSFVAAHKGSTALLEVRNIADEIRERGHRHTSRITLLEEEQASTGVAEALGLATNARVFHSIIVHAEDDVPIQIEDRFVNPAICPNYLEQDFTSMTPNVYLTLVAPITRTEQIVEAVLPKPWECKLLSIGRGEPCLMIRRRTWSEAANVTVAWLTYPGTRYRLEGVSQ from the coding sequence ATGGCGGTATCGGGTCGTAAGAGCGACAGGGCGGTTTTCGACGACGGGCCGGTACCGCGCTATGAAGCGGTCAAGCAGTTCATCCGCAGCCGCATCGAAAGCGGCGATTGGCCGCCGCACCATCGAATACCGTCCGAAAACGATATCGTCGCCGATCTCGGAGTCAGCCGGATGACCGCCAATCGCGCACTTCGCGAACTGGCGAGCGAGGGTGCGATCACGCGGGTCCAGGGGGTAGGGTCCTTCGTGGCTGCCCACAAGGGCAGCACGGCCCTTCTCGAGGTGCGCAATATCGCCGACGAGATTCGCGAGCGCGGCCACAGGCATACCTCGCGGATCACGCTCCTCGAGGAGGAGCAGGCAAGCACCGGGGTCGCAGAGGCGCTCGGGCTTGCGACGAACGCGCGGGTCTTTCACTCGATCATCGTCCACGCGGAGGACGACGTTCCGATCCAGATCGAGGACCGTTTCGTCAATCCTGCAATCTGCCCCAATTACCTGGAACAGGATTTCACCAGCATGACCCCGAACGTCTATCTGACGTTGGTGGCGCCGATCACGCGGACGGAGCAGATCGTCGAAGCCGTTCTGCCGAAGCCGTGGGAATGCAAGCTCCTTTCGATCGGCCGCGGCGAACCGTGCCTGATGATCCGTCGACGGACCTGGTCGGAAGCTGCGAATGTGACGGTCGCGTGGCTCACCTATCCGGGTACGCGCTATCGTCTTGAAGGTGTTTCGCAGTAA
- the hutF gene encoding formimidoylglutamate deiminase — MTALSAHRLFAEQALLPTGWSKDVAISVDPAGRILAVEAGQSKAPGDEHLSGPVVPAMANLHSHAFQRAMAGLAEVAGTGDDSFWTWREEMYRTVGLVDPDDLEAIAAKLYVEMLKGGFGRVVEFHYLHHQLDGTPYADPAEMSLRILRAAQTSGIALTHLPVFYAHANFGGAAPSTGQRPFLHDPDRFLALLDRLSPACNATGARLGYAIHSLRAATPEEMRAILESSPLSGPIHIHVAEQPREVEDCLAWSGRRPVEWLLDNMPLDERWCAIHATHMTPDETNRLARSGAVAGLCPATEANLGDGIFPAVDFLAAGGRFGVGTDSHVATSVAEELRLLEYGQRLRDRRRNRLAAAGASVGRTIFDAALAGGAQAAGHAAGMEEPGIRVGAMADLVVLDGSNPYIAAASGNQILDRWLFALGGDTVRDVMIAGEWKIRDGRHDREEDIDRAFACVLNKLK, encoded by the coding sequence ATGACAGCTTTGTCCGCTCATCGACTGTTTGCCGAACAGGCGCTGCTGCCGACCGGTTGGTCCAAGGACGTCGCGATCTCCGTCGACCCCGCGGGACGCATTCTCGCGGTGGAAGCAGGGCAATCGAAGGCACCGGGCGACGAGCATCTGTCCGGACCCGTCGTGCCGGCGATGGCGAACCTGCATTCCCACGCCTTCCAGCGTGCGATGGCCGGCCTTGCGGAAGTGGCCGGAACAGGCGACGACAGCTTCTGGACCTGGCGCGAGGAGATGTATCGCACCGTCGGTCTGGTCGACCCGGACGATCTCGAGGCAATCGCCGCCAAGCTCTATGTGGAAATGCTGAAAGGCGGCTTCGGCCGTGTCGTCGAATTCCACTACCTTCACCATCAGCTCGACGGCACGCCTTACGCGGACCCGGCGGAAATGTCGCTGCGGATACTAAGAGCCGCGCAGACGAGCGGTATCGCCCTCACCCATCTGCCGGTCTTCTACGCCCATGCCAATTTCGGCGGAGCTGCGCCGAGCACGGGGCAGCGTCCCTTCCTGCACGATCCCGACCGCTTCCTCGCGCTGCTCGATCGTCTCTCGCCCGCTTGCAATGCGACAGGCGCGAGGCTTGGCTATGCGATCCATTCGCTGCGGGCGGCGACGCCGGAGGAAATGCGCGCGATCCTGGAATCATCTCCCCTCAGCGGCCCCATCCACATCCATGTCGCCGAGCAGCCCCGCGAAGTGGAGGATTGCCTGGCCTGGAGCGGCCGGCGCCCGGTCGAATGGCTTCTCGACAACATGCCGTTGGACGAGCGCTGGTGCGCGATCCACGCGACGCACATGACGCCCGACGAGACGAACCGGCTCGCCCGGTCGGGAGCGGTCGCCGGCCTTTGCCCCGCGACCGAGGCCAATCTCGGCGACGGAATTTTTCCCGCGGTCGATTTTCTTGCGGCAGGCGGACGTTTCGGGGTCGGAACCGACAGCCATGTCGCGACGAGCGTCGCGGAAGAGCTTCGGCTCCTCGAATACGGGCAGCGCCTGCGCGACCGCAGGCGCAACCGGCTCGCCGCGGCCGGCGCCTCCGTCGGCAGGACAATCTTCGATGCGGCGCTTGCCGGCGGCGCCCAAGCGGCCGGACATGCCGCCGGAATGGAAGAGCCGGGCATCCGCGTCGGCGCGATGGCCGACCTCGTCGTTCTCGACGGATCCAATCCCTATATCGCCGCGGCAAGCGGCAACCAGATTCTCGACCGCTGGCTCTTCGCACTCGGCGGGGATACGGTTCGCGACGTCATGATCGCTGGCGAATGGAAGATCCGCGACGGACGGCATGACCGGGAGGAAGACATCGATCGCGCCTTCGCGTGCGTTCTGAACAAGCTCAAATAG
- a CDS encoding ABC transporter substrate-binding protein has product MSISTMRLTFAAAGLMLAASASGANASYCGDGKTVTFAGIDWESGAFITEVMKTILAKGYDCQVDSIPGNSVTLEQATANNDVQIFAEEWLGRSDVWNKAVEEKKVVAVGKTFVGASEGWFVPDYVVHGDPARNIEAKAPDLKSVSQLTDPKIAEIFADPEEPSKGRFLNCPSGWTCEGVSTAKLEAYKLGEAYVNFRPGTGTALDAAITSAYLQGEPILFYYWSPTAIMGKFKLIQLEEPAYNEACWKELSSANGKRDEGCAFPSVDVAYGVNSTFASEAPEIVEILEKATFPLEEVNASLAYMADNKVDATAAAAEFLKTKGDIWSKWVSDEARGKIEAGLK; this is encoded by the coding sequence ATGTCGATCAGCACAATGAGACTCACCTTCGCTGCCGCCGGCCTGATGCTGGCGGCTTCCGCCAGTGGGGCCAATGCTTCCTATTGCGGCGACGGCAAGACCGTGACCTTCGCCGGCATCGACTGGGAAAGCGGCGCCTTCATCACCGAGGTCATGAAGACGATCCTTGCCAAGGGATACGACTGCCAGGTCGACTCGATCCCCGGCAATTCCGTGACTCTCGAACAGGCAACCGCCAACAACGACGTGCAGATTTTCGCCGAGGAATGGCTCGGCCGTTCGGACGTCTGGAACAAGGCGGTCGAAGAAAAGAAGGTGGTGGCCGTCGGCAAGACCTTCGTAGGTGCCAGCGAAGGCTGGTTCGTGCCCGACTATGTCGTCCACGGCGATCCCGCTCGCAATATCGAAGCCAAGGCGCCGGATCTGAAAAGCGTATCACAGCTTACCGATCCGAAGATCGCCGAGATTTTCGCCGATCCGGAGGAGCCATCCAAAGGCCGGTTCCTCAACTGCCCCTCCGGCTGGACCTGCGAGGGCGTGAGCACCGCCAAGCTCGAGGCCTACAAGCTTGGTGAGGCCTATGTGAACTTCCGGCCGGGGACGGGGACGGCGCTGGATGCGGCGATCACCTCCGCCTATCTCCAGGGTGAGCCGATCCTCTTCTATTACTGGTCGCCGACCGCGATCATGGGGAAATTCAAGCTGATCCAGCTCGAAGAGCCGGCCTATAACGAAGCCTGCTGGAAAGAACTGAGCAGCGCCAACGGCAAACGTGACGAAGGCTGCGCCTTCCCTTCCGTCGACGTGGCCTATGGCGTGAACAGCACCTTCGCTTCGGAAGCGCCGGAAATCGTCGAGATCCTGGAAAAGGCAACATTCCCGCTCGAGGAGGTCAACGCCAGCCTCGCCTATATGGCCGACAACAAGGTCGACGCCACGGCGGCTGCCGCCGAATTCCTGAAAACCAAGGGCGACATCTGGAGCAAGTGGGTCTCGGACGAGGCGCGCGGCAAGATCGAAGCCGGTCTCAAGTAA
- a CDS encoding proline/glycine betaine ABC transporter permease, with product MFPDSLNLSIRAPVNDFIQALVTNYGWVFKAISAVILKAVLFIEWILRGLPWWLVILAFMALAWRSSRRWSLTLAVGALLVAVGVLGLWDLTMQTLALMLMATIVSVVIGVPMGILVAKSRAVRNITLPVLDVMQTMPSFVYLIPALMLFGLGKVPAILATIIYAVPPLIRLTDLGIRQVDAEVVEAATAFGGSPRQILFGVELPLATPTIMAGLNQTIMMALSMVVVASMIGARGLGEQVLNGIQTLDVGKGLEAGIGIVILAIVLDRITQGFGKPRTEDARNG from the coding sequence ATGTTTCCGGACTCTCTCAATCTCTCGATCCGCGCGCCGGTGAACGATTTCATCCAGGCGCTCGTCACCAATTACGGCTGGGTCTTCAAGGCGATCAGCGCCGTCATCCTGAAGGCCGTTCTGTTCATTGAATGGATCCTGCGCGGCCTGCCCTGGTGGCTCGTCATTCTCGCCTTCATGGCGCTTGCCTGGCGGAGCTCGCGGCGCTGGTCGCTGACGCTGGCGGTGGGCGCGTTGCTGGTCGCCGTCGGCGTCCTCGGACTCTGGGACCTGACGATGCAGACGCTCGCGCTGATGCTGATGGCGACCATCGTCTCGGTAGTGATCGGCGTACCCATGGGGATTCTCGTCGCGAAGAGCCGCGCCGTCCGCAACATCACTCTGCCGGTGCTCGATGTCATGCAGACCATGCCGAGCTTCGTCTATCTCATCCCGGCGCTAATGCTCTTCGGGCTCGGCAAGGTGCCCGCTATCCTCGCGACCATCATCTACGCCGTCCCGCCGCTGATCCGGCTCACCGATCTCGGCATCCGCCAGGTCGACGCGGAAGTCGTCGAAGCTGCGACGGCGTTCGGCGGCAGTCCGCGACAGATCCTCTTCGGCGTCGAACTGCCCCTTGCGACGCCGACGATCATGGCCGGCCTCAACCAGACGATCATGATGGCGCTGTCGATGGTCGTCGTCGCCTCGATGATCGGCGCGCGCGGCCTCGGCGAACAGGTGCTGAACGGTATTCAGACGCTCGACGTCGGCAAGGGCCTCGAGGCCGGCATCGGCATCGTCATTCTCGCGATCGTGCTCGACCGCATCACGCAAGGCTTCGGCAAGCCCCGGACGGAGGACGCCCGCAATGGCTGA
- a CDS encoding quaternary amine ABC transporter ATP-binding protein, producing the protein MADIEIRNVYKIFGHDAKKALAMLKDGLDKADILARSGCSVGLNDVSLKIGAGKIFVIMGLSGSGKSTLVRHLNRLIEPTSGEVLFDGDNILDLGAKALRAFRMRRVSMVFQSFALMPHRTVLQNVVYGQRVRGVSKDDAREIGMKWIETVGLSGYDAKFPHQLSGGMKQRVGLARALAADTDVILMDEAFSALDPLIRGDMQDQLLQLQQNLAKTIVFITHDLDEALRIGSEIAILKDGQVVQVGTPGDILDNPANDYVARFVQRRHERPETHG; encoded by the coding sequence ATGGCTGATATAGAGATCCGGAACGTCTACAAGATATTCGGGCATGACGCCAAGAAGGCGCTCGCCATGCTCAAGGACGGCCTCGATAAGGCCGATATCCTGGCGAGGTCCGGCTGCAGCGTGGGCCTCAACGATGTCAGCCTGAAGATCGGCGCCGGAAAGATCTTCGTGATCATGGGGCTTTCCGGATCGGGCAAGTCGACGCTGGTGCGCCACCTCAACCGGCTGATCGAACCGACGAGCGGCGAGGTCCTTTTCGACGGCGACAACATCCTCGACCTGGGTGCGAAGGCGCTGCGTGCCTTTCGCATGCGGCGCGTCAGCATGGTCTTTCAGAGCTTTGCCCTGATGCCGCACCGGACCGTGCTCCAGAATGTCGTCTACGGCCAGCGCGTGCGCGGCGTGTCGAAGGACGATGCCCGTGAAATCGGCATGAAATGGATCGAAACGGTCGGCCTGTCCGGCTACGACGCGAAATTTCCCCATCAGCTCTCGGGCGGCATGAAGCAGCGCGTCGGCCTTGCACGAGCGCTCGCCGCCGACACCGATGTGATCCTGATGGACGAGGCTTTCAGTGCCCTCGACCCGCTGATCCGCGGCGACATGCAGGACCAATTGCTGCAACTCCAGCAGAACCTTGCAAAGACCATCGTCTTCATCACCCATGATCTCGACGAGGCCCTGCGCATCGGGTCGGAGATCGCGATCCTGAAGGACGGTCAGGTCGTTCAGGTCGGCACACCGGGCGACATCCTCGACAACCCTGCCAACGACTATGTTGCCCGGTTCGTCCAGCGCCGGCACGAAAGGCCGGAGACCCATGGGTGA
- a CDS encoding histidine ammonia-lyase — protein sequence MGEMISIDGPLTWREIASIAEGARLDLSEPARRRIAHARRIVDALVDRGIRGYGINTGVGALCDVVISRENQQALSRNIILSHACGVGDPLGRVEARAVMAAQIANFAHGYSGVRIETIETLLALLNADIIPLIPSRGSVGYLTHAAAIGLVLIGHGSVMQGTERLSGGDALARLGLAPLRLEAKEGLSLVNGTPCATGLAALALARTERLFAWADAAAAMTYENLGSQANAFAELPLALRRSPGLNAVGESLRDWLADSPMLAGTAGTRTQDPLSLRAVPQVHGAARDAFVQVAEIVDRELASVTDNPAVAGAPEAPEVHSQAHAVGAALGLAMDSLAVAVAEVAAISERRIDRLVNPLVSGLPAFLAGDSGVCSGFMIAQYTAAALVAENRRLAAPASLDGGITSALQEDMLTHATPAAWKALSIVDNLERILAIELLASAQAYEMQPQGPGKAQRTAALYGRIRSAIPAYRDDRPMNEDFDRMRLLMRAAPSKASL from the coding sequence ATGGGTGAGATGATTTCGATCGATGGGCCGCTTACGTGGCGCGAGATCGCTTCGATCGCCGAGGGCGCCCGCCTCGACCTGTCGGAGCCCGCGCGCCGGCGGATCGCCCATGCCCGCCGGATCGTCGACGCATTGGTGGACCGCGGCATCCGTGGCTACGGCATCAACACCGGCGTCGGCGCCCTTTGCGATGTCGTCATCAGCCGTGAGAACCAGCAGGCGCTTTCGCGCAATATCATCCTGAGCCACGCTTGCGGCGTCGGAGATCCGCTCGGTCGAGTGGAAGCACGGGCCGTCATGGCAGCACAGATAGCCAACTTCGCCCACGGCTATTCCGGTGTGCGGATCGAGACGATCGAAACACTCTTGGCGCTGCTCAACGCCGACATCATCCCTCTCATTCCGTCGCGTGGTTCGGTTGGATATCTGACCCACGCCGCCGCGATCGGCCTCGTGCTGATCGGTCACGGCTCGGTCATGCAGGGGACTGAAAGACTGAGCGGCGGCGATGCCCTCGCCCGTCTGGGGCTTGCGCCGTTGCGGCTCGAAGCGAAAGAAGGTCTCAGCCTCGTCAACGGGACCCCATGCGCCACCGGTCTGGCGGCGCTGGCGCTCGCACGCACGGAAAGGCTCTTCGCCTGGGCGGATGCAGCCGCGGCGATGACTTACGAAAACCTCGGCAGCCAGGCCAATGCCTTTGCCGAATTGCCCTTGGCTCTGCGCCGATCCCCTGGCCTGAACGCAGTCGGCGAAAGCCTGCGCGACTGGCTGGCGGATAGCCCGATGCTAGCAGGTACGGCCGGCACCCGCACCCAGGATCCGCTGAGTCTCAGGGCCGTACCGCAGGTGCATGGCGCCGCCCGCGACGCCTTCGTCCAGGTAGCCGAAATCGTCGATCGCGAACTTGCAAGCGTTACCGACAACCCGGCCGTTGCCGGTGCGCCGGAGGCACCCGAGGTGCATTCGCAGGCCCATGCCGTCGGTGCCGCGCTCGGCCTCGCAATGGACAGCCTCGCCGTCGCGGTGGCGGAGGTCGCAGCAATTTCCGAGCGCCGCATCGACCGGCTGGTGAACCCTCTGGTGAGCGGTTTGCCTGCCTTCCTCGCCGGCGACAGCGGCGTGTGCTCGGGGTTCATGATCGCGCAGTACACGGCTGCCGCGCTCGTGGCGGAGAACCGGCGGCTCGCAGCGCCGGCCAGCCTCGACGGCGGCATCACCTCCGCGCTTCAGGAAGACATGCTCACCCACGCGACACCGGCGGCCTGGAAAGCGCTCTCGATCGTCGACAATCTCGAGCGGATCCTGGCGATCGAACTGCTTGCGTCCGCTCAGGCCTATGAGATGCAGCCGCAGGGACCGGGCAAGGCGCAACGCACTGCTGCCCTTTACGGGCGCATACGCTCGGCGATTCCCGCCTATCGCGACGATCGCCCGATGAACGAAGACTTCGACCGGATGCGGCTGTTGATGCGAGCCGCGCCGTCGAAGGCCAGCCTGTAA